The following proteins are encoded in a genomic region of Dyadobacter sp. UC 10:
- the rplE gene encoding 50S ribosomal protein L5 produces MAQPRLKEKYVSEVVSQLKERFQYKSVMQVPRLTKIVINKGIGAAVADKKLVDTGVEELSLITGQKAIATISKKAVSNFKLRENMPIGAKVTLRGDRMYEFLDRLTAIAMPRVRDFKGISDKGFDGRGNYTFGVKEQIIFPEISIEKVNKITGMDITFVTSTNSDEESYELLKALGMPFTNANK; encoded by the coding sequence ATGGCACAGCCAAGATTAAAAGAAAAATATGTGAGCGAAGTTGTCTCACAATTGAAGGAGAGGTTTCAGTACAAATCTGTAATGCAGGTTCCGCGTTTGACTAAGATAGTCATTAATAAAGGAATCGGTGCTGCGGTAGCTGATAAGAAACTGGTCGATACAGGAGTAGAAGAATTAAGTTTAATTACCGGTCAGAAGGCAATTGCTACAATTTCCAAGAAGGCGGTGTCTAACTTTAAGCTTCGAGAAAACATGCCGATTGGAGCGAAGGTTACTTTGCGCGGAGATCGTATGTATGAATTCCTGGATCGTTTGACCGCAATCGCAATGCCGCGTGTAAGAGACTTCAAAGGTATTAGCGATAAAGGTTTCGATGGACGTGGAAATTATACCTTTGGTGTAAAAGAGCAGATTATTTTTCCAGAGATAAGCATTGAAAAGGTGAATAAAATCACTGGAATGGATATCACGTTTGTGACTTCAACCAATTCGGATGAGGAAAGTTACGAGCTGTTAAAAGCTTTGGGAATGCCTTTCACCAACGCGAATAAATAA
- the rpsN gene encoding 30S ribosomal protein S14 yields the protein MAKESVKARERKRQELVAKYADKRKKLKAAEDWVGLDKLPRNSSPVRLHNRCKITGRPRGYMRKFGISRVLFRDMASDGKIPGVTKSSW from the coding sequence ATGGCAAAAGAATCAGTTAAAGCAAGAGAGAGAAAAAGGCAAGAATTGGTTGCCAAGTATGCTGACAAACGTAAAAAGTTGAAAGCTGCCGAGGACTGGGTGGGTCTTGATAAGTTACCACGCAACTCATCTCCTGTTCGTCTTCATAACCGATGCAAGATCACGGGAAGACCCCGGGGGTATATGCGTAAATTCGGGATTTCAAGAGTTCTTTTCCGGGATATGGCCTCAGATGGAAAAATTCCGGGAGTTACTAAATCAAGTTGGTAA
- the rplX gene encoding 50S ribosomal protein L24 encodes MESKNKKAPAKLHIRKGDTVKVISGNAKGETGVIKKVLVEKLRATVEGVNMITKHVKPNAQNPQGSIEKLEGAIHISNLMVVDPKTGEATRTGRKANDKGKLQRFSKKTGNLL; translated from the coding sequence ATGGAAAGTAAAAATAAAAAGGCACCTGCTAAATTACACATTCGCAAAGGCGATACTGTAAAGGTGATCTCTGGTAATGCAAAAGGAGAGACCGGCGTGATCAAGAAGGTGCTTGTTGAGAAGTTGAGAGCGACTGTGGAAGGTGTTAATATGATCACTAAGCATGTTAAGCCTAATGCACAGAATCCGCAGGGAAGCATCGAAAAGCTTGAAGGAGCGATTCACATCAGTAATTTGATGGTTGTAGATCCCAAAACGGGTGAAGCAACTAGAACCGGACGTAAAGCTAATGACAAAGGCAAGCTGCAACGGTTTTCAAAGAAGACAGGAAATCTTTTATAG
- the rplN gene encoding 50S ribosomal protein L14 codes for MVQQESRLSVADNSGAKEVLVIRVLGGTGKRYASVGDKIVVTVKSALSSSNMKKGTVSKAVVVRTKKEVRRKDGTYIRFEDNAAVLLNNNDEPRGSRIFGPVARELREKQFMKIVSLAPEVL; via the coding sequence ATGGTACAGCAAGAATCAAGACTGTCGGTAGCAGACAACAGTGGAGCGAAGGAAGTACTCGTAATCCGTGTACTTGGCGGAACTGGCAAACGCTATGCCTCAGTAGGCGATAAAATCGTCGTAACAGTAAAGTCTGCTCTGTCTTCGAGCAATATGAAAAAAGGCACGGTTTCGAAAGCCGTGGTTGTACGTACCAAGAAGGAAGTACGACGTAAAGATGGTACCTATATCAGGTTTGAAGATAATGCGGCTGTCTTATTGAATAACAATGATGAGCCTAGGGGTAGCCGTATCTTCGGACCTGTTGCAAGGGAGCTGCGTGAAAAGCAGTTTATGAAGATCGTATCTCTTGCGCCTGAGGTGTTATAA